The following DNA comes from Pseudorasbora parva isolate DD20220531a chromosome 8, ASM2467924v1, whole genome shotgun sequence.
aaacacaatcatccgttgcagttttcatccattttattaattgtttctggtatttattcaagtgtattttttgttaacagactgagagtccattgcttttaatggttttggttgttttgttcatttattgtggatatttaaaatgatttccgctttcagtgttaaacagtctttagaaataaaagtttattgatatttgaaaaggtgtacctgcattattacgccattatcattattttggaTGAACATTTTCTcagaacaaaaatattttcgtttattgcaataatttcttggccaatttatcgttcagcaaaatgtgttatcgtgacaggcctagataacatcaccgttttctccagagcgactgtacagcccaaTCCAATTTGGTTGccatattttcctgtttaacacggtgaagctgctttgaaacaatcgtcattgtaaaaacactatataaataaagctgactatTAAAAATCTTTATATTAACTGGCTTTTCTATGAATGCAATACAGTGAATGACAGCCGTCTGTGTCTCCAGTGGCTCACATTATTGGCAGTTTAGTGTCGAGTGATTCATTTACACCAAAACTAAAAGATAACATGCCTTCATCTCTGGAAACATTATTTGTGTCTTACATTTCATAATGACCTCAGATAAGCTCAGTGCCGACTCGTTCTCCAGCAGGTCTTTTTCATGAATGTGAATGTGTgcaaaggattgtgggtgattgaGCTGAATTAAAGATGCGAAATGAAGGATCCTTCAAACTGAGACGGCCTTCAGAGGCGTTTGATGACGTGGCCGTCGAGATCTGCAGCCTTACTTGGACACAGCCTCCGTTTGAGAAACACCCGCAAATTATGAACAATATCCCAGAAATCAATCTGTGCCCCGTGATTTAAACACCTCTGATCTCTGTGTTTCTCTTTGGTCATAATGTTTTAGACTGTAAGGATTGAACTCAGTGTTACTTACGGATCATTTCCGGCTCCAATTAATCCGTTCAGGTCAAACTTCTGCATTGTCTCCTCTGAggacaacaacacaaaaactaAAGCTGACCACTGAGATGAGGAGAGTTTCACAGCACGTAATCCTCCACGGCTCATATGAGGTTGAGCTTCGTTCACCAGTGAAAGATCACCCAGTTCATTCAGACAGTGAAACAGATTGATGTATTTATCTGGAGAGGGATTCTCACTGATCTTTTCTTTAATATATTTGACTGTTTTCTTATTGTTGTGAGAGCTGTTTCCTGTCTGTGTCTTCAGTTCTTGTAAGAGACTCTGATTAGACTCCACTGACAGACCCAGAAGGAAACGAAGGAAAAGGTCCAGATGGCCATTTTTACTGTCTAAAGCCTCATCCACAGCTCTCTGATGGAGATCAGATAGTGAAGCTGTGTCTCCATTAGTTGGTTTGGTGATCTGGTCAAACACATTGATGTTCTTGTTTATAAAGGAGAGATGCACATATAGAGCCGCTAGATGTTCCTGAATGCTCAGATGAACAAAGCAGAAGACTTTCCCCTGATACAAGCCCAACTCCTCTCTGAAGATCTGAGTGCACAATCCTGAGTACACTGATGCTTCTGTCACATCAATGCCACACTCTCTCAGGTCTTCCTCATAGAAGATCAGGTTTCCTTTCACAAGCTGCTGATACGCCAGTTTCCCCAGTTTGACAATCATGTCTTCATCTTTCACTTTCTTCTCATAGTCCTTCTCATGTTTGATGTTGGTCTGAAGGATCAGGAAGTGTGTGTACATTTGAGTGAGAGTCTTGGGAATCTCTCCAGTCTCTGCTTCACTCATCATCTTCTCCAGAACAGTGGCTGAGATCCAGCAGAAAACTGGGATGTGACACATAATAAAGAGGCTCCTTGATGACTTCAGGTGTGAGATGATCCTGTGGGCCAGAAACCAATCACTGATTCTCTTCCTGAAGTATTCCTCCTTCTGTGGGCGACTGAAGCCTCGTACCTCTGTCACTCGATGGACACACTCAGAGGGGACGAGATCAGCTGCTGCGGGTCTGGAGGTGATCCAGATGAGAGCTGAGGGAAGCAGATTCCCCGCAATGAGGTTCGTCAGCAGCTCGTCCACTGAGGCTGATTCAGTCACATCACACAACCTCACATCGCTCTGAAAATCCAGAGAGAGACGACACTCATCCAGACCATCAAAGATGAACAACACTTTATACTGATCACTGGATATTTCCATTTCTTTGGTTTCAGGGAAAAAGACATGAAGAAGATCTGAAAGACTGAGTGATTTGTCCTTCATCAAGTTGAGCTCTCTGAAAGGAAGTGGAAATATGAGCTGGACGTCCTGATTCTGTTTCCCTTCAGCCCAGTCCAGGATGAACTTCTGCACAGAGACTGTTTTTCCAATGCCAGCGACTCCCTTTGTCAGCACAGTTCTGATGGGTTTGTCTTGTCCAGGTAAAGGTCTAAAGATGTCACTGCATTTGATCGCTGTGTCCTCTGTTTCTGCTCTCCTGGACTGTGTCTCAATCTGTCTCACCTCATGCTCATTATTGATCTCTCCACTTTCACTCTCTGTGATGTAGAGCTCTGTGTAGATCTCATTCAGGAGTGTTGGGTTTCCCTGCTTTGATATTccctcacacaaacactcaaacTTCTTCCTCAGATTTGATCTCAATGTGTCGAGGACTTCAGCAGCTTTAGAGTCATGGCTGTAAGATTAAAATACCACATTATTACACAAGTTAGAGAATTAAACTGAGTGATGTGTGATGTCATTGCAGCTCCTAAAATTAAACCACCACAAAAGTCCCACATTTTACCTGAAACCAGGACACATGCTTTCATTAAAGTCTTGAGGTTGAATCTCAGGCGTGaacacagttttgtttttaactggtCTGGATTGAAGATTTGCCCTTAAATCAGAATGAAGAGGGTAAAGAATCAGACACACTGATATTGATGTAATCGTGTCATTAACTGAGTAACAGACCAACAGCTTTTACAGTGTGTGAATGTATTATCAATGCATcatctttttattctttttttttaaccgtttatttacctttgttcttatctttggttattgttatttcatatatttatcatcattatatTCTTGTTAATTCTCTTTGCAACTGTATATTTCTGTGCATTATGCatctgttgattattattttttgtaaggcctgtctgactggaagagattggaaaaggagagcagtgtgcttCGCTTCATTCACAAGCAGTGGCAGCAGACAGTGAAGCGGACTCAAGAAAGGGGAGGCCCTGCGAGGCAAAGGTCACGACCCCTACAGGAGCCCGTCTTGGACCGACTTGTATGATCCAGGAGCCATTAAGAACCAGGCAGATAGGGATctatttcttattttatatatatatatatatatatatatatatatatatatatatatatatatatatatatatatatatatatatatatatatatatatatatatatatatatatattagggatgggacgatacacttaaactcacgacacgatgcacctcgatatgccagggttacgatacgatacgtcacgataggatatcaaaatatatatttttctttccaaatctgtgaatttttttaccacctaagtaatgtacttaaacgaaaggtaggatttttctctttttttgcattttggttctatgttgtttttttaaaaaaaggagaatttttagaagtccgcgaccacatcttaaacaggggtgccaataattgtggagggcactgtagggaTATCAATCGATTCAAATATTGAATCGCAATTAACTTAaaatgagttaactcgcgattaatcgcaatttaattttagcaattgtaaatgtgtcttaaattaagtttaaattaagtttttaatactctaatcaacataggtatggacaaatatgcatgctttatgcaaatgtacatttattattagtgaaaccatacttattcaataataatcaatacagcatgaagactagacatatcaaaggtcatagatatgtttatctaagaaatcgttcatgtctcttaagcctaaacttaaaaataatgagtaaatagtgatttctctcattttaacaatataaagggagtttttacactggcagtttaattcagaacagggcaaagttcgtatgaaaaattgttaatgtgtaccagtgagcgaaccagaaccacaccataccacaggaggtccatattacacgagtggaatatagtgcggcccctttaagagatccgcattccctattgaactgccggtattttgcgtgtgcgcgccgaactgcCGCGATTCACGAGGACAGTGAGAAGAACACTgacgactcgggagcgcgcttgttcaggaaagtaacctgtgcatttagttcaataaaacacatgtactgtaagcggggtgatggtgttaatgatttacctcagacatgagcgagagtgagctgcagtgcatcgtgctcagactgcagagaatgtgctcagtgaaaaaacacacttttctttctagagtctaataaaagttaaacagaaaacatggtagtttatgtaggcaataactgcatttttggtttagaatattaatgctaatgtcaacccttttctttccctattaatgtttgctgctgcatcctttgtctgactgctctcacgTTACGGGCTAtgcctcagatcaaacagaaaatgcgcgctgcgttttgttatgtctgccccacacacacacacacacacacaatacactaaattatttatatactacgcaaatcatgcagcagtgccatctatctttatttcgcgatccatttttttcgacctcgatgcgtttcgtcaagttttgtatcgcgatattttgtcaaacgatatttcgtcccatccctaatatatatatatatatatatatatatatatatatatatatatatatacacagtgtacacacacacacacacatatatatatatatatatatatatatatatatatatatatatatatatatatatatatatatatatatatatatatatatatatatatatttatttatttatttatttttattattatttattatttctctttacaactattttaattttccttgcttttattttaattcttacacatggtattcttatttcttttGCATATGTTATGTTATCactattaattttttttgtaaagcactttgaattgccattgtgtgtaaaatgtgctatacaaataaaactgcCTTGGCTTTCCTGCCTATACAATACATAGAGCTTTACACAAGAGCCCAATGATCATCATTAATAGAttgaaacttacaggatctgAACTCATTACACTGCTGTATATTAATAACAACTTCAAAAATATCTAATACTATAAGCATAACTGTGGCAAGGGAGACGTGATTCAGCGAGGTCGGCAACGGGAGAGAAGAGAGCGGTGACGAGCGGTACATGGGTCAAGTGCAGGATTACATTCACTTGTGTCTCGTTGCAGTAACTGGCGTGGAGAGACTGGATAAAGCCTGACGGAAACAGGAAGCTGGAGAGAGAGAAGCTGTGGACTCGTGTGGATGTGGGAGAggaagaattagtcaattacaggccaatctcgaatctaccgtttctatcaaaaatactagaaaaggccgtgtcttcacaattatgttcttttttagaaagaaatggtatatgtgaggatttccagtcaggatttagaccgtatcatagcactgagactgctctaattagagttacaaatgatttactcttatcatctgatcgtggttgtatctctctattagtgttactcgatcttagcgctgcattcgatactatcgatcacaatattcttctgaatagactcgaaaattatgttggcgttagtggaactgctttggcatggtttaaatcgtacttatctgaccgttatcagtttgtagcagtaaatgaagagatgtcacaccgatcacaagttcagtatggggtaccgcaaggctcagtgttaggaccgttgcttttcaccctctatatgctaccactgggagatatcattaggaaacatggcgttagttttcattgttatgctgacgatactcagctctatatttcctcacgccctgacgaaacctaccaattcacaagattaacagaatgcatagctgatataaaaaattggatgaatagtaatttcctgcaacttaattcagataaaactgaatttttaattattggacagaaaagctccacaagtagtaaccgagaatactgtctaacacttgatgactgctctgtcaagccctcgtcgtcagtgaggaacctgggtgtgctctttgataccaatctttcatttgaaagccacgtttctagcatctgtaaaaccgcattctatcatcttaaaaatatatctaaattacggcacatgctttcaatgcaaaatgctgaacagttagtacatgcgttcatgagctcaaggctagattattgtaatgctctactgggtggttgccctgctcgcttaataaacaaactccagctagtccaaaatgcagcagctagagttcttactagaaccaggaagtatgatcatattagtccagttctgtcaacactgcactggctccctattaaacatcgcatacattttaaaatcttgcttattacttacaaagcactaaatagtttagctccccggtacttaagcgagctcttaacgcattataccccatcacgtcgattgcggtctcaaaactctggccagt
Coding sequences within:
- the LOC137085246 gene encoding NLR family CARD domain-containing protein 3-like → MCPGFSHDSKAAEVLDTLRSNLRKKFECLCEGISKQGNPTLLNEIYTELYITESESGEINNEHEVRQIETQSRRAETEDTAIKCSDIFRPLPGQDKPIRTVLTKGVAGIGKTVSVQKFILDWAEGKQNQDVQLIFPLPFRELNLMKDKSLSLSDLLHVFFPETKEMEISSDQYKVLFIFDGLDECRLSLDFQSDVRLCDVTESASVDELLTNLIAGNLLPSALIWITSRPAAADLVPSECVHRVTEVRGFSRPQKEEYFRKRISDWFLAHRIISHLKSSRSLFIMCHIPVFCWISATVLEKMMSEAETGEIPKTLTQMYTHFLILQTNIKHEKDYEKKVKDEDMIVKLGKLAYQQLVKGNLIFYEEDLRECGIDVTEASVYSGLCTQIFREELGLYQGKVFCFVHLSIQEHLAALYVHLSFINKNINVFDQITKPTNGDTASLSDLHQRAVDEALDSKNGHLDLFLRFLLGLSVESNQSLLQELKTQTGNSSHNNKKTVKYIKEKISENPSPDKYINLFHCLNELGDLSLVNEAQPHMSRGGLRAVKLSSSQWSALVFVLLSSEETMQKFDLNGLIGAGNDPLWSCGITDEGCAALASALRSNPSHLRHLDLSENNLGDSGVKLLSAGLENPLCKLEKLGIPASELLRENGGLGSCWNQAITLDRYEPPNIDQKSWSPTNTKACGPSSSSPSSCEISSVTTLMSCGVTDEGCAALASALRSNPSHLRYLDLSENNLGDSGVKLLSAVLENPLWRARAVREQCEAGGVIANEHHLRITL